From the genome of Nitrospira lenta, one region includes:
- a CDS encoding type II toxin-antitoxin system death-on-curing family toxin, which translates to MTRYLTVAEVLELHQSVIERWGGSGGIRDLNVLESALAQPRQSFGGNDLYPDLPSKAAALCFSLVLNHPFIDGNKRVGHAAMEVFLSLNEYELHASVDEQECLILDLAAGQLSRDIFSDWVLKHATPIRQ; encoded by the coding sequence GTGACTCGCTATCTTACTGTTGCTGAAGTGCTTGAGCTTCACCAATCTGTCATAGAACGGTGGGGTGGCTCTGGGGGGATTCGAGACCTCAACGTCCTTGAGTCTGCCCTGGCTCAGCCACGCCAAAGTTTCGGAGGGAATGACCTCTATCCTGACCTCCCATCCAAAGCCGCAGCCCTCTGCTTCTCGCTCGTCCTCAATCACCCTTTTATCGATGGAAATAAACGAGTAGGGCATGCGGCCATGGAAGTCTTCCTGTCGCTGAATGAATACGAACTCCATGCGTCAGTTGACGAACAAGAATGTCTCATCCTCGACCTCGCAGCAGGACAGCTCTCACGTGACATTTTCTCAGACTGGGTATTGAAGCACGCCACCCCCATCAGGCAATAG
- a CDS encoding aKG-HExxH-type peptide beta-hydroxylase: MLLFDSPSLIALNLELRLSMRKLLQELCRELQNEYAELTSQLAFPTDFVQFLSRSVKAEDLSNWKVVGWIESLNDFVYFLDIWQQWRTESDRREFAEQLFAECQEKFFENSYLDELFPKGKPQVTGLDGRLARLCKRVAQDIAQEALWLDPAAAAAWCRTRKMAPWNVPGSLAQNFEKAEEAGAVPLGVAGDQCEAPLALKRVLTRAKGRTAFRVDEAGIALKTGRTLAPIWTVVNGQAQWHWAVRPTADVWCTSYGAVTVGSTLAYGKDRQPKKVVPTDPKQAARIRRAWETIHAAWPEGHEVLALLTSRLIPLNAKGVVSFSYRHRPGLSFINCFDRDNLDLIDDLIHENSHHHLNLLLRKHVMYHGDHNQQIFYSPWRRSLRPLRGILHATFTFTMGALLFERLSSWAETKRGMKQWKAAGLTQRDLMRARFRCLEEIESVRYSIQDLEYAGGHLKWLTGSGARLVRQLEEQIGSAEARIVRHREAVLRSTFGPALRRHLKELQQARQAFGPVRLSEA, translated from the coding sequence GTGCTTCTATTCGATTCTCCATCGTTGATCGCACTGAATCTTGAGCTTCGATTGTCCATGCGAAAGCTGCTCCAGGAGCTTTGCCGGGAGTTGCAGAATGAGTACGCTGAGCTGACCTCACAGCTCGCGTTTCCGACCGACTTTGTGCAGTTCCTCAGTCGCAGCGTGAAAGCTGAGGATCTATCCAATTGGAAAGTCGTCGGATGGATCGAGTCGTTGAACGACTTCGTGTACTTTCTCGACATTTGGCAGCAGTGGCGGACGGAGTCTGATCGTCGGGAGTTTGCCGAGCAATTGTTTGCCGAGTGTCAGGAAAAGTTTTTTGAGAACAGTTATCTCGACGAGCTGTTCCCCAAAGGTAAGCCGCAAGTCACTGGCTTGGATGGTCGGCTCGCGCGTCTTTGTAAGCGTGTGGCTCAGGACATTGCGCAAGAGGCCCTGTGGCTCGATCCTGCCGCTGCGGCGGCCTGGTGTCGTACCCGCAAGATGGCGCCGTGGAACGTGCCGGGTAGTCTGGCACAGAATTTTGAAAAAGCGGAAGAGGCCGGTGCTGTGCCGCTCGGAGTCGCGGGGGATCAATGCGAAGCGCCGCTTGCTTTGAAGCGTGTACTGACACGCGCAAAGGGCCGTACGGCCTTTCGTGTCGATGAGGCAGGGATTGCGTTGAAAACCGGACGAACGCTCGCGCCGATTTGGACGGTTGTCAACGGGCAGGCTCAATGGCATTGGGCGGTGCGTCCGACCGCCGACGTCTGGTGTACTTCGTATGGCGCCGTGACCGTTGGATCCACTCTCGCGTATGGCAAAGACCGTCAGCCGAAGAAGGTGGTTCCGACAGATCCGAAGCAGGCAGCCCGTATCCGGCGGGCCTGGGAAACGATTCATGCGGCATGGCCCGAAGGGCATGAGGTCTTGGCCCTACTGACCTCTCGACTTATTCCGCTTAACGCCAAGGGCGTCGTCAGTTTCAGTTACCGCCATCGTCCTGGCCTCTCCTTCATCAATTGTTTCGACCGGGACAATCTCGATCTTATCGACGATCTGATTCACGAGAACAGTCACCATCATTTGAATTTGTTGCTGCGCAAGCATGTCATGTATCACGGCGATCACAATCAGCAGATCTTTTACTCGCCCTGGCGTCGGAGCCTGCGTCCATTGCGCGGGATTCTGCATGCGACCTTTACCTTCACGATGGGAGCGCTGCTGTTCGAGCGGCTCTCGTCATGGGCCGAGACGAAGCGGGGAATGAAGCAGTGGAAAGCAGCTGGATTAACGCAACGTGATCTCATGCGGGCGCGTTTTCGTTGTCTTGAAGAGATTGAATCCGTCCGCTACTCGATTCAAGATTTGGAATATGCCGGCGGTCATCTGAAGTGGTTGACCGGCTCCGGTGCACGTTTAGTGAGGCAGCTGGAAGAACAGATCGGGAGCGCCGAAGCGCGTATCGTCCGCCACCGCGAAGCCGTCCTCCGCTCCACCTTCGGCCCCGCCCTCCGGCGCCATCTCAAGGAGCTTCAGCAGGCCCGCCAAGCCTTCGGACCGGTGCGGCTGAGCGAGGCGTGA
- a CDS encoding PKD domain-containing protein → MNHPMWRPGLLLVAVVSSIALSTPQAFAFKLQSPSDGATLKSGQAVTVAVDLGADSGIVKVRYYWYGELAETLVQQDDSDASIMPQQDTLSDDRFSQKDSISGAPVVAVAALSSGSDQTPPFGGTLKIPKEAIGPMRLLAVAEISRGRLGTRTVFDEVIVKIEPDTALQTIDFETDKPLQLGRTGQSSAFGHVDSMGKVFELPVVGEFADGAVRPLASPASGTSYQSSNPAVIKVLSGGMLQIVGNGKTILTVSNRGKQASLDVNVTVNDEPNQPPVADAGKNKTVKAGTKVKLSGLNSRDAEGEALYYSWSQVRGSKVPLLDVNGPEASFQAPHVSEPRTYRFKLRVTDKKGADSPPVFVDVTVEP, encoded by the coding sequence GTGAACCATCCCATGTGGCGACCGGGCTTGCTTCTCGTGGCGGTCGTCTCTTCCATCGCGCTCTCGACGCCTCAGGCGTTTGCCTTCAAGCTCCAGTCACCGTCCGACGGTGCCACGCTGAAATCCGGCCAAGCCGTCACCGTCGCCGTCGATCTTGGCGCGGATAGCGGCATCGTGAAGGTGCGCTACTATTGGTACGGAGAACTGGCCGAGACACTTGTGCAACAAGACGACTCTGACGCGTCGATCATGCCGCAACAGGACACACTCAGCGACGATCGCTTTTCCCAAAAAGACAGTATCTCCGGCGCCCCGGTGGTCGCAGTCGCCGCCCTCTCCTCCGGTTCGGACCAAACACCGCCGTTCGGCGGCACCCTGAAGATCCCGAAAGAAGCGATCGGACCGATGCGCCTCTTAGCCGTGGCCGAAATTTCACGCGGACGCCTAGGCACTCGCACCGTGTTCGACGAAGTCATTGTGAAGATCGAGCCGGACACGGCCCTGCAGACAATCGACTTCGAGACCGACAAGCCGCTGCAACTGGGCCGCACGGGTCAGTCATCGGCGTTCGGCCATGTCGATTCGATGGGCAAAGTGTTCGAACTCCCCGTCGTCGGTGAGTTCGCCGACGGAGCCGTACGGCCCCTCGCTTCGCCCGCCAGCGGTACGAGCTACCAAAGCTCCAACCCCGCCGTCATCAAAGTCCTAAGCGGTGGGATGCTGCAAATCGTCGGCAACGGCAAGACCATCCTGACCGTATCCAATCGCGGCAAGCAGGCGTCGCTCGATGTGAATGTAACCGTCAACGATGAGCCCAACCAACCCCCGGTCGCCGATGCAGGCAAGAATAAAACGGTGAAGGCTGGCACGAAGGTGAAGCTGAGTGGGTTGAACAGCCGCGATGCGGAAGGCGAAGCGCTCTACTACTCATGGAGCCAAGTCCGCGGCAGTAAAGTGCCTCTCCTCGATGTGAACGGCCCCGAAGCCTCCTTCCAGGCCCCACATGTCTCCGAGCCGCGAACCTATCGATTCAAGCTACGCGTGACAGATAAGAAGGGGGCGGACTCACCGCCGGTGTTTGTGGATGTGACGGTGGAGCCATGA
- a CDS encoding ribbon-helix-helix protein, CopG family, giving the protein MATLTISLSDEEMKRLEALGKREGLTVEQMVRLGINDFIGQPDDAFRAAAKRVMEKNSELYRRLA; this is encoded by the coding sequence ATGGCAACGCTGACAATCTCTCTCTCAGATGAAGAAATGAAGCGACTCGAAGCTTTGGGCAAGCGGGAAGGCCTAACGGTCGAGCAGATGGTGCGCCTGGGCATCAACGACTTCATCGGCCAGCCTGACGACGCATTCCGTGCCGCTGCCAAGCGGGTGATGGAGAAGAACTCCGAGCTCTATCGTCGACTCGCGTGA